Within the Streptomyces sp. NBC_00353 genome, the region GAAAGCCAATCCGATCTCCGCGGAGCTCACCATCGGTTTCGGGGTTATGGCCCAGGCCGCCGCTTCCGCGATGCTGCGCGCGATGGAGGCGGGCCATGAACGGGCGGCGGGGGAGTGGCAGGTCGAATGGCAGGCACTGCCCGCAGCCTCTGCCTCCGCGGCGGGGGCACTACGCGCGGCTATCGCATTGACCAGCGGCCTTCGTGTGTTCCCCGGGCGGATGCGCGCCAACCTGGACGCCGACGGAGGCAGGATCATGGCCGAGGGGTACATGATCGCGCTCGCATCCCAGCTGGGCCGCGACCGCGCACACGAGGTTCTCTACGAGGCGGTGCGCCGATCGCGGGAGAAGGACCAACCCCTTGTAGCCACCCTGCGGTCGAGCCTGGACGCGGAGGCATGGTCCGCTCTGGAACCGGTGCTGCCGACCCCGTCGGACTACCTCGGCTCGACAACCCAGATATGCCAGGCAGCGGTGACCGAGTGGCGCCGTGGCGCGCAACCGGATTCTACAAGGACAGATCCCGTCGTCATCACGGAAGAGGAGGGAAACGAATGACTTCACACCAGCCGGCTGAGATCGGTGATCTGGCGGCGATGCAGCGTATTCGCAGCTTCGAGGAGAAGACACGGGAGCTGAGTCTGGCTCGCCAGATCATCGGATCCGTGCATCTGTCCATCGGCCAGGAGGCCATCCCCGTGGGCGCCTGTGCTGTGTTGCAGCCGCAGGACGCCGTCTTCGCCACCTACCGCGGACACGGTTGGGCGCTGGCCCGCGGAGTACCGCTGGCGCCCAGCTTCGCCGAGCTGTTGGGGAGGAGCACCGGTCTCAACGGCGGCCGAGGTGGCTCGCCCTACTTCTCAGCTCCGCAGTACGGATTCTTCGGTGAGAACTCCATCGTCGGAGCCGGCGCCCCGATCGCGGTCGGTGCCGCGCTGGCCGCCCGGTACGACGGGTCGGGCCGCGTGGCGGTGGTGTCCTTCGGGGACGGCGCCACCAACCAGGGTGCGATGCACGAAGCCATGAACTTCGCCGCGGCGTTCTCACTCCCGGTGGTCTTCGTCTGCGAGAACAACACCTACTCGGAGCTGACGCCCATCGCGGAGATGGTCGGTGAACCCGAACTATGGCGTCGAGCGGCGGGCTACGGCATGCCCGGCTCCCGGATCGACGGCAACAGTGTGACCACCGTACGCGACGCGATGGCCGCCGCGGTGGACCGAGCCCGCGCCGGTGAGGGGCCAAGCTTCATCGAGGCGATGACGGAGCGTCTGGTCGGCCACTACATCGGCGATGTCGAGCACTACCGGCCCGCCGGTGAGGTGGCCAGTGCCTGGCAGCGCGAACCGATCGGGCGGCTGGAGCGGGAGTTGGTGGCCCAGGGTGTGACCGAGGCCGTCTGCCGGGCGGCTGTTCAACAGGCGGCCGACGAGGTCGAACGGGCCGTGGCCGAGGCGCTGGCGGCGCCTTTGGCTTCTGCGGAGGACGTGAAGGAGCACTTGTATGCCTGAGACGGTGAAGTTGAGGTTCGGCGAAGCGGTCAACGCGGCACTGCGAAGGGCCATGGAGACTTGGCCCGAGGCACTGCTGTACGGCGAGGACGTGGCTAAGCCCGGCGGCGTCTTCGGCGTCACCAGGCGGTTGCGCAATGACTTCGGTGAGCGCGTCTTCGACACTCCGATCAGCGAGAGCGCCATCATAGGTTCCGCGGTCGGTGCGGCGATGATGGGCCGACGGCCGATCGTCGAGATCATGTGGATCGACTTCACCCTGGTGGGCATCGACCAGGTGATCAATCAGGCTGCGAACGTGAGGTATGTGTCGAACGGAGCGCTCAGCGCCCCGCTGACCATCCGGACCCAGCAAGGCGCCACGCCCGGCTCGTGCGCGCAGCACTCGCAGTCGCTTGAGGCCCTGTTCGCTCACGTTCCGGGGCTGCGGGTCTGCCTGCCCTCGACCCCGCAGGACGCCTACGACCTGCTGCTGTCTGCCGTGGCGTGTGACGACCCCACCTTGGTCATCGAGGCCCGGGGCCTTTACGCCGGAGAGCGGGAAGAGGTCGTCATCGGTGGCCCGATCGCTCCCGTCGGCGGCAGTCGGCACCGGCAGCACGGATCCGATCTCACCATGGTGACCTGGGGCGCGACGGCAAGGACGGCAGCCCAGGCGGCCCAAGCCCTGGCCGCGGAGGGCATCAGCACCGATCTCATCGAAACCGTCTGGCTGAACCCCTTCGACACCGACGCGGTGCTCAGCAGCGTCGAGCGAACCGGCCGGCTTCTGGTGGTTCACGAGGCCAATGTCACCGGTGGCTTCGGGGCCGAAGTGATCGCCCGGGTCGCCGAATCAGGCGTCGCACTGCGGGCCGCTCCGGGCCGACTGGGCCTGCCCGATCTGCGGGTGCCCGCGGCTCCCCATCTGTCGGCCGCGGTCCTGCCCACCGCCGACCGGATCACCGACGCGGCCCGCCGGATCGTTGCCGGCACCCCCGTTTTTTGCCGCTAGCCGCAGCTCCCTGCCATTACCTAGCCCCGTCTCCCATGACCCCTGCACGGAAAAGGAAAAACTTGCCATGAACAGATATGGAAGATCACTGCGCCACCGGGTAGTGCTCGCCGGGGTGACGGCTCTTGCCCTCGCCACGACCGCAGCCTGCAGCGTGTCGACGAACACCGCCGACAAGGCGCCGTCCGCCGCCGCCAAAACCAAGAGCGGTTCGCTGACGATCGGTCTGGCCAACCAGCAGGAATCGGTGACCTTCCCGGCTGCTATCGCCAAGGGTGCTGAGGCGAAGGCCGCCGAGCTGGGGGTGAAGCTGGTCGACATGGACTCGCAGGGCGACCAGGCCAAGCAGGCGAGCCAGGTCCAGGACCTCATAGCGCAGAAGGTCGACGGCATCCTGCTGACGCCGCTCTCGCCCGGCCCGGCTCAGGCGCTGGTGGACCAGGCGACCGCAGCCGGGATCCCCGTCGGCACCGTGCACGGCTACGTGGGGGCTGATCGCAAGGTTGAAGTTCCCTACGCCAAGCTGAAGTTCGTGCTGGACGAAAATGAGCTGGGCGCCGGAGGCACGGCCGGGGAACTGGCACTCAAGGCCCTGCCCGGCGGAGGCAAGGTCGCGGTTATCACCGGCGCGGCCGGATTCGTGGAGAACACCACCCGGGTCACCAAGTTCAAGGCCGCCCTCGGCGGCGCCGGCGCGGACAAGTACACGATCGTCGCGACTCAGCCAGGCAACTGGACCAAGCAGGACGGTCAGTCCGCCTGCCAGAACATCCTGGCTGCCAACCCCGGAATCGGTCTGTTCTACGCCATCTCCGACGACATGGCCGTGGGCTGCGCCGCCGCGGTGAAGTCGGCCGGCTCCAAGGCGAAGATCATAGGCATCGGCGGTTCGAAAGGCGGCATCGCGGCGATCAAGTCTGGCGACCTGTACGGGACGGTCTGCTACAAGCCCTATGACGAGGGCGCCATGGCAGTGCAGATGATGCACGACGCACTGACCGGCAAGCTCACCGGTGCGCCGAAGACCACCTTCTACAACACCCCGGGCGTCACCGCCGCCAACGTCTCCAGCTGCACCCCGCAGTGGTGAACGCCTGACTCGGGCACCGCGCCGACCAGCACACGCACACCACAAACCATGAGGCCAAGATGACCGATCGCCGCAGCGCCCCTCCGCCGGTACTCGCTATCACCGACGTGCACAAGATCTACCCCAGTGGCACCCATGCCCTGCGAGGGGTCTCCGTCAAGGTGCGCCCCGGCACCGTTCACGGCCTCATCGGCGCGAACGGCGCCGGCAAGTCGACGCTCATCAAGATCATGTCAGGGGTGCAGACCGCCACCAGCGGCACGGTCGCGTGGCGGGGCGAACCAGTGACCTGGACCAGCCCCGCCCACGCGCTGTCCGCCGGACTGGCGGCCGTCCACCAACACACCCCGCTGGTCGAGGTCATGACGGTGCTGGACAACGTCTTCCTTGGCCGGCACGACTCCGCCCGATGGGACGCCGCTGCCCGCGCCGATGAGCTCACCGCACTGTGCGAGCGGATCGGCTACCACCTCGACGCCACCGCAACAATCGGCCAACTGTCGGTGGGCGCCCGGCAGATGGTCTCCATCCTGCAGGCACTGGCCCGCGATCCCCAGCTGGTCCTGCTCGACGAACCGACCGCAGCCTTGTCGCCCACCGAACGGGAGGTGCTCTTCCGTACGGTCCGCCGGCTACGTGACCAGGGCACCACCTTCGTCTATGTGTCCCACTTCCTCGACGAGGTCCTGGAGCTCACCGACCACATCACCGTGCTGCGGGACGGCAAGGTGGTAGTCGATACCGAGACCGCCGCGAGCGGCAAGGACCAACTGATCACCGCGATCGTGGGGGAGAGGCTGGCTCGGCTGGAGGAGGCCCGGCTGGAGGAGCAGCCGCCGCCCGCCGCCTGCATGCGGGGCGAGCCGCTGCTCACCGTGGAGGGGCTTTGCTCACCAGGACGTTTCGGACCGGTGAACCTGAACATCCATGCCGGCGAGGTTGTGGGTCTGGCCGGACTGCTGGGCAGCGGTCGCACCGAACTGCTCGAAGGGATATTCGGTGCCGACCCGGCGGCCTGCGGCAGCATCCGGGTGGCCGGGCGCGCCCTGCGTAAACCCTCACCGCGTACCGCAGTGCGCCGAGGTCTCGCACTCGTTCCCGAGGATCGCTCGCGTCAGGGGCTCCTGCCCGACTGGGAGATATGGCGCAACATCTCCCTGCCATACCTGGCGAGCATGTCGCGGTACAGGCAGCTGCCGGAACGTCGTCGTGAACGAGACCTCGCCACGCGTGCGATCGCAGATCTGCGCATCGCCGCCCCGTCGCCGGAGGCCCGGGTCAGTGAGCTCAGCGGGGGTAACGCGCAGAAGGTCGTCTTCTCCAAGTGGCTCTACGGCCCAGCCCGGATCTTCTTGCTCGACGAACCCTGCGCCGGGGTCGACGTCGGCGCCAAGGCCGACATTATCCAGCTCGTCCGGCGTCTCGCGGCGGCCGGGAACGCGGTGCTCATCGTGGCCTCGGAGTTCGAGGAACTGCTGAGCGCATGTGACCGCGTACTGGTGATGCGCCGTGGAGAACTGATCGCCGAGCGCGAGGCACTCCACACGAACCTGCACGAACTCACCGCTCTCGCCAGCGGACTGTAAGAAAGGCGTCCAG harbors:
- a CDS encoding alpha-ketoacid dehydrogenase subunit beta; amino-acid sequence: MPETVKLRFGEAVNAALRRAMETWPEALLYGEDVAKPGGVFGVTRRLRNDFGERVFDTPISESAIIGSAVGAAMMGRRPIVEIMWIDFTLVGIDQVINQAANVRYVSNGALSAPLTIRTQQGATPGSCAQHSQSLEALFAHVPGLRVCLPSTPQDAYDLLLSAVACDDPTLVIEARGLYAGEREEVVIGGPIAPVGGSRHRQHGSDLTMVTWGATARTAAQAAQALAAEGISTDLIETVWLNPFDTDAVLSSVERTGRLLVVHEANVTGGFGAEVIARVAESGVALRAAPGRLGLPDLRVPAAPHLSAAVLPTADRITDAARRIVAGTPVFCR
- a CDS encoding thiamine pyrophosphate-dependent dehydrogenase E1 component subunit alpha translates to MTSHQPAEIGDLAAMQRIRSFEEKTRELSLARQIIGSVHLSIGQEAIPVGACAVLQPQDAVFATYRGHGWALARGVPLAPSFAELLGRSTGLNGGRGGSPYFSAPQYGFFGENSIVGAGAPIAVGAALAARYDGSGRVAVVSFGDGATNQGAMHEAMNFAAAFSLPVVFVCENNTYSELTPIAEMVGEPELWRRAAGYGMPGSRIDGNSVTTVRDAMAAAVDRARAGEGPSFIEAMTERLVGHYIGDVEHYRPAGEVASAWQREPIGRLERELVAQGVTEAVCRAAVQQAADEVERAVAEALAAPLASAEDVKEHLYA
- a CDS encoding sugar ABC transporter substrate-binding protein — encoded protein: MNRYGRSLRHRVVLAGVTALALATTAACSVSTNTADKAPSAAAKTKSGSLTIGLANQQESVTFPAAIAKGAEAKAAELGVKLVDMDSQGDQAKQASQVQDLIAQKVDGILLTPLSPGPAQALVDQATAAGIPVGTVHGYVGADRKVEVPYAKLKFVLDENELGAGGTAGELALKALPGGGKVAVITGAAGFVENTTRVTKFKAALGGAGADKYTIVATQPGNWTKQDGQSACQNILAANPGIGLFYAISDDMAVGCAAAVKSAGSKAKIIGIGGSKGGIAAIKSGDLYGTVCYKPYDEGAMAVQMMHDALTGKLTGAPKTTFYNTPGVTAANVSSCTPQW
- a CDS encoding sugar ABC transporter ATP-binding protein, whose protein sequence is MTDRRSAPPPVLAITDVHKIYPSGTHALRGVSVKVRPGTVHGLIGANGAGKSTLIKIMSGVQTATSGTVAWRGEPVTWTSPAHALSAGLAAVHQHTPLVEVMTVLDNVFLGRHDSARWDAAARADELTALCERIGYHLDATATIGQLSVGARQMVSILQALARDPQLVLLDEPTAALSPTEREVLFRTVRRLRDQGTTFVYVSHFLDEVLELTDHITVLRDGKVVVDTETAASGKDQLITAIVGERLARLEEARLEEQPPPAACMRGEPLLTVEGLCSPGRFGPVNLNIHAGEVVGLAGLLGSGRTELLEGIFGADPAACGSIRVAGRALRKPSPRTAVRRGLALVPEDRSRQGLLPDWEIWRNISLPYLASMSRYRQLPERRRERDLATRAIADLRIAAPSPEARVSELSGGNAQKVVFSKWLYGPARIFLLDEPCAGVDVGAKADIIQLVRRLAAAGNAVLIVASEFEELLSACDRVLVMRRGELIAEREALHTNLHELTALASGL